In one Brevibacterium sp. CBA3109 genomic region, the following are encoded:
- the pstA gene encoding phosphate ABC transporter permease PstA, with amino-acid sequence MLTTTNNPTITPRTFTSKQLPKATPWVVALASIIVAIIISFIAFAGFNTPVVAVLAGLINVVAVFALSTSYEGRRKATDRVATTIVTSSFILACVPLISLLWLTVSKGGAAINGDLLSRTMLGMKGVLDQQYVAGEATLAGGFYHAIVGTVLITLAACIISIPIGVLTAIYLVEYAGKNRLGKAITFLVDVMTGIPSIVAGLFAFALFSTIANVIMPDAAGIAKTGFTAAVALSVLMIPIVVRNTEEILRLVPMDLREASYALGVPKWKTIVKIVLPTSVSGILSGITIAIARVIGETAPIMVTAGFAKTLNWNLFSGWMSTLPTYIYDSQLRPVSPGDAALASSERAWAAALVLVTLVMVLNLLARIIAKVLAPKTGR; translated from the coding sequence ATGTTGACCACTACGAACAATCCGACGATCACGCCTCGCACCTTCACCTCGAAGCAGCTGCCCAAGGCCACACCCTGGGTGGTTGCCCTCGCCTCGATCATCGTCGCGATCATCATCAGCTTCATCGCCTTCGCCGGATTCAACACCCCTGTCGTCGCGGTCCTCGCCGGACTCATCAACGTGGTGGCCGTGTTCGCGCTCTCCACGTCCTACGAGGGCCGCCGCAAGGCCACCGACCGGGTGGCCACCACCATCGTCACCTCATCGTTCATCCTCGCCTGCGTGCCCCTCATCTCGCTGCTCTGGCTGACCGTCTCTAAGGGCGGAGCAGCCATCAACGGCGACCTCCTCTCCCGCACGATGCTCGGCATGAAGGGCGTCCTCGATCAGCAGTACGTCGCCGGCGAGGCAACATTGGCCGGCGGCTTCTACCACGCGATCGTCGGCACCGTGCTGATCACGCTGGCCGCGTGCATCATCTCGATCCCCATCGGTGTGCTGACCGCGATCTACCTCGTCGAATACGCGGGCAAGAACAGACTGGGCAAGGCCATCACCTTCCTCGTCGACGTGATGACCGGCATCCCCTCGATCGTCGCCGGGCTCTTCGCCTTCGCCCTGTTCTCCACCATTGCGAACGTCATCATGCCGGATGCGGCAGGCATCGCGAAGACCGGCTTCACCGCCGCCGTGGCACTGTCCGTGCTCATGATTCCGATCGTCGTGCGCAACACGGAGGAGATCCTGCGGCTTGTGCCGATGGACCTGCGAGAAGCGTCCTACGCCCTGGGCGTGCCGAAGTGGAAGACGATCGTCAAGATCGTTCTGCCCACCTCGGTGTCGGGCATCCTCTCCGGCATCACCATTGCGATCGCCCGCGTCATCGGCGAGACCGCACCGATCATGGTCACCGCCGGATTCGCCAAGACACTCAACTGGAACCTGTTCTCCGGCTGGATGTCGACGCTGCCGACCTACATCTACGACTCGCAGCTGCGCCCGGTCTCCCCCGGCGACGCGGCCCTGGCCAGCTCGGAGCGAGCCTGGGCAGCCGCCCTCGTTCTCGTCACGCTGGTCATGGTCCTCAACCTCCTGGCCCGCATCATCGCGAAGGTGCTGGCACCGAAGACAGGGCGCTGA
- the pstB gene encoding phosphate ABC transporter ATP-binding protein PstB, whose product MSKQIDIKDLDIFYGDFRAVDGVQMQIKPRSVTALIGPSGCGKSTVLRTLNRMHEVIPGARVSGQVLMDGNDIYAAGVDPVNVRREVGMVFQRANPFPTMSIKENVLAGVRLNSRRMSKSEADDLTERALRGANLWNEVKDRLSLPGSGLSGGQQQRLCIARAIAVEPEVLLMDEPCSALDPISTLAIEDLINDLKDQYTVVIVTHNMQQAARVSDKTAFFNIAGTGKPGKLIEFNETSTIFSNPEKEETENYISGRFG is encoded by the coding sequence TTGTCCAAGCAGATCGACATCAAAGATCTCGACATCTTCTACGGCGACTTCCGCGCCGTCGACGGTGTGCAGATGCAGATCAAACCCCGCTCGGTCACGGCTCTCATCGGCCCCTCAGGCTGCGGCAAGTCAACCGTGCTGCGCACGCTCAACCGGATGCACGAAGTGATTCCCGGCGCCAGGGTCTCCGGCCAGGTCCTCATGGACGGCAACGACATCTACGCGGCGGGCGTCGACCCGGTCAATGTGCGCCGTGAGGTCGGCATGGTCTTCCAGCGCGCGAACCCGTTCCCCACGATGAGCATCAAGGAGAACGTGCTGGCAGGTGTGCGTCTCAACAGCCGCCGCATGTCGAAGTCAGAGGCCGATGACCTCACCGAGCGTGCGCTGCGCGGGGCCAACCTCTGGAACGAGGTCAAGGACCGACTCAGCCTGCCCGGCTCGGGACTCTCCGGCGGTCAGCAGCAGCGCCTGTGCATCGCCCGCGCGATCGCCGTCGAGCCCGAGGTCCTGCTCATGGACGAACCATGCTCCGCCCTGGATCCGATCTCCACCCTGGCCATCGAGGACCTCATCAACGACCTCAAGGACCAGTACACGGTCGTCATCGTGACCCACAACATGCAGCAGGCTGCTCGCGTGTCCGACAAGACCGCGTTCTTCAACATCGCGGGCACCGGCAAGCCGGGCAAGCTCATCGAGTTCAACGAGACCTCGACGATCTTCTCCAACCCGGAGAAGGAAGAGACCGAGAACTACATCTCCGGCCGCTTCGGCTGA
- a CDS encoding PadR family transcriptional regulator: MNEPFTHGGSSRRGGDWGGSNIWEAMEQLRSSFSPKQPFRMNRGDVRAGILTLLAEAPMHGYQIIQEIEERSGGSWKPSPGSVYPTLQLLTDEGLISAESSSGRKTYSLTVAGREQVESDPESNAPWESASRREAPRAANLAKAGIELAQAASQVGRSGSKEQIAEAVTVLEETKRKLYSILAQD; this comes from the coding sequence ATGAACGAGCCATTCACTCACGGAGGTTCTTCTCGCCGCGGCGGCGACTGGGGCGGTTCCAACATCTGGGAGGCGATGGAGCAGCTGCGTTCGTCTTTCTCCCCGAAACAGCCCTTCCGCATGAACCGCGGGGACGTCCGCGCCGGAATCCTCACACTGTTGGCCGAGGCACCGATGCACGGCTACCAGATCATTCAGGAGATCGAAGAACGCAGCGGCGGCAGCTGGAAGCCCAGTCCGGGGTCGGTCTACCCGACGCTGCAGCTGCTCACGGATGAGGGGCTCATCAGCGCGGAGTCCTCGAGCGGGCGCAAAACCTATTCACTCACCGTGGCTGGACGCGAGCAGGTCGAATCTGATCCGGAGTCCAACGCCCCATGGGAATCGGCCAGCCGAAGGGAAGCTCCCCGGGCGGCGAACCTGGCCAAGGCCGGCATCGAGCTGGCGCAGGCTGCCTCACAGGTCGGTCGTTCAGGCAGCAAGGAACAGATCGCCGAGGCGGTCACCGTGTTGGAAGAGACCAAGCGCAAGCTGTATTCGATCCTCGCTCAGGACTGA
- a CDS encoding ABC1 kinase family protein → MLRARSGKILRFAAAQMVVAWWFELTLPRIGLGRFAARRRVERWRSTAQRFRVLAVELGGLMIKIGQFLSSRMDVLPPEVTKELEGLQDEVSPVPFEPIRTLAEGQLGMRLTDTFTSFDPRPLAAASLGQAHSATLTPAAAAELGFAEVVVKVQRPGIADIVAVDLRALRRIAGWLSRVRFVSRRVDMPALVEEFAHVSLEEIDYLHEAANAETFAVDSPASVQAPRIVWEQTTPQVLTMEDVTAIKANDVTALRRAGIDPREVAAAFAHTMFDQLFRSGFFHADPHPGNIFVTPDHPVATSAGVGSDTAAATSTGADWHLTFVDFGMMGQVPKDLRAGLRELIIAVATRDSRRLVASVELIGVLLDGADTAELERTLTELFARFGGMGFAQLREVGEKELRAFSTDFESVVRDLPVQLPENLFLIIRSLSMVSGLCSSLDPTFNIWEVVEPYAGELIEDEKGGAAGTAAKEVLHFARLTLGLPGRLDSLVQRIEDGELSVSTPSLDRRVTGLELLARGVISAVLFTGFVIGGAVLLPVTDLGGALLLIASAPALIHSLSTLLRHRSLSRRHRLSAGRISSD, encoded by the coding sequence ATGCTGAGGGCCCGCTCCGGTAAGATCCTCCGCTTCGCCGCTGCCCAGATGGTCGTGGCCTGGTGGTTCGAGCTGACGCTGCCGCGGATCGGCCTCGGCCGGTTCGCGGCACGTCGACGGGTGGAGCGCTGGCGGTCGACTGCCCAGCGATTCCGCGTCCTGGCGGTGGAGCTAGGCGGACTGATGATCAAGATCGGTCAGTTCCTCTCGTCCCGCATGGATGTTCTCCCGCCTGAGGTCACGAAGGAACTGGAGGGACTGCAGGACGAGGTCTCGCCTGTCCCTTTCGAACCGATCCGCACCCTCGCCGAGGGGCAGCTGGGCATGCGCCTCACCGATACCTTCACCTCCTTCGACCCCCGACCGCTGGCCGCAGCATCCTTGGGTCAGGCTCATTCAGCCACACTGACTCCGGCTGCGGCTGCAGAGCTGGGATTCGCCGAGGTTGTCGTCAAGGTCCAACGTCCGGGCATCGCCGATATCGTCGCAGTGGATCTGCGTGCCCTGCGCCGGATCGCCGGGTGGCTCTCACGGGTCCGGTTCGTCTCCCGTCGCGTCGACATGCCGGCTCTGGTCGAAGAGTTCGCCCACGTCAGCCTCGAGGAGATCGACTATCTCCACGAAGCTGCGAATGCTGAGACCTTCGCCGTGGATTCGCCTGCCTCGGTGCAGGCTCCGCGCATCGTCTGGGAGCAGACCACACCACAGGTGCTGACCATGGAAGACGTCACCGCGATCAAGGCCAATGACGTCACTGCTCTGCGCCGAGCCGGAATCGATCCCCGTGAGGTCGCTGCCGCCTTCGCCCACACCATGTTCGATCAGCTTTTCCGCAGCGGCTTCTTCCACGCCGATCCCCACCCCGGCAATATCTTCGTGACCCCGGACCACCCGGTCGCCACCTCGGCGGGGGTGGGATCGGACACTGCCGCGGCCACCTCGACGGGGGCCGACTGGCATCTGACCTTCGTCGATTTCGGGATGATGGGGCAGGTGCCCAAGGACCTGCGCGCCGGCCTACGGGAACTCATCATCGCCGTGGCCACCCGTGATTCCCGCCGCCTCGTCGCCAGTGTCGAACTCATCGGAGTGCTGCTGGACGGCGCCGACACTGCCGAGCTCGAACGCACCCTCACCGAGCTCTTCGCACGGTTCGGCGGAATGGGGTTCGCGCAGCTGCGCGAGGTCGGTGAGAAGGAGCTGCGGGCCTTCTCCACGGATTTCGAATCGGTAGTCCGCGATCTGCCCGTGCAGCTTCCCGAGAACCTCTTCCTCATCATCCGCTCACTCTCAATGGTGTCGGGTCTGTGCAGTTCGCTGGATCCGACGTTCAACATCTGGGAGGTCGTCGAGCCCTACGCGGGCGAACTGATCGAGGATGAGAAGGGAGGGGCCGCCGGCACTGCGGCGAAGGAAGTACTCCACTTCGCGCGCCTGACTCTTGGCCTGCCGGGACGCCTCGACTCTCTGGTGCAGAGGATCGAGGACGGCGAACTCTCGGTGTCCACACCCTCGCTGGACCGCCGGGTCACTGGCCTCGAGCTGCTGGCCCGCGGGGTGATCTCGGCCGTGCTGTTCACCGGTTTCGTCATCGGCGGAGCTGTACTGCTGCCGGTGACGGATCTGGGCGGTGCGCTGCTGCTTATCGCCTCGGCCCCGGCGCTCATACACAGCCTGTCCACCCTGCTGCGGCACAGGAGCCTCAGCCGCAGGCACCGACTCTCGGCTGGTCGGATCTCGAGCGACTGA
- a CDS encoding DUF4383 domain-containing protein yields the protein MTTHTAPLSTRTARTSVQLVSGIFGAVFLLVGILGFVPGITQDLDTIMFAGQHSEAVLLGIFQVSVLHNIVHLLFGIIGLLGLRSRGLARAFLIVGGIVYAVLWIYGLVVPMESMGNFVPLNTADNWLHFVLAVAMVTTGIVFGRKSYAAAKR from the coding sequence ATGACCACTCATACCGCACCTCTATCCACCCGCACCGCACGCACCAGTGTTCAGCTCGTATCGGGCATTTTCGGCGCCGTGTTCCTTCTGGTGGGCATCCTGGGGTTCGTCCCGGGCATCACACAGGACCTGGACACGATCATGTTCGCCGGCCAGCACTCGGAGGCGGTCCTGCTGGGGATCTTCCAGGTCTCGGTCCTCCACAACATCGTCCACCTGCTGTTCGGAATCATCGGGCTCCTGGGTCTGCGATCACGGGGACTTGCGAGGGCCTTCCTGATCGTCGGCGGCATCGTCTATGCGGTGCTGTGGATCTACGGCCTCGTCGTTCCGATGGAATCAATGGGCAACTTCGTACCGCTCAACACCGCCGACAACTGGTTGCACTTCGTTCTCGCAGTGGCCATGGTCACGACCGGCATCGTCTTTGGACGCAAGTCTTACGCCGCCGCGAAGCGGTGA
- a CDS encoding inorganic phosphate transporter, whose translation MELLLAGVIVTAVIFAGSNGFHDAALTVGNAVVGRSINARWALGLAVVFNFIGALLGEGIASVVANQIVHFEGDPEVILTSLIIAFVAATAWSLFTYYLALPVSSTHCLIGGLLGAGVVLGFSVNSAEALDSVILPLLISPILGFVLSWGLTALLSKTFAASPPKPLFRGARMVDSVLTASLSLVHGVQDAQKIAALVMVGLLAVEANPYTQLSVVEISWPVRLLIAAALAIGTGLSGWRVVRTLSVRMAGLDPLKSATADATATVLMYTAALIMRVPVSLTFILGSAILGTQYAGRKGRARARFILPIAGVWVLTIPAAAVLAIMIGLVVRLFGG comes from the coding sequence GTGGAGCTGCTCTTGGCGGGAGTCATCGTGACCGCGGTGATCTTCGCCGGTTCGAACGGTTTCCATGATGCTGCGCTGACGGTTGGCAACGCTGTCGTCGGACGTTCCATCAATGCGCGGTGGGCGCTGGGCCTGGCCGTGGTCTTCAACTTCATCGGAGCGCTTCTGGGTGAGGGGATCGCCTCTGTTGTGGCCAATCAGATCGTCCACTTCGAGGGAGACCCCGAGGTCATTCTCACCTCTCTGATCATCGCCTTCGTCGCCGCAACGGCGTGGAGCCTGTTCACGTACTACCTCGCGTTGCCGGTGTCCTCCACGCACTGCCTCATCGGCGGTCTCCTGGGTGCCGGCGTCGTGCTGGGCTTCTCGGTCAACTCCGCCGAGGCACTCGACTCGGTGATCCTGCCGCTCCTGATCTCGCCGATCCTCGGGTTCGTCCTCTCATGGGGGCTGACGGCTCTGCTGTCGAAGACCTTTGCTGCTTCGCCTCCCAAACCGCTCTTCCGCGGTGCGCGCATGGTCGACTCGGTGCTCACCGCCTCGCTGTCACTGGTCCACGGCGTTCAGGATGCACAGAAGATCGCGGCACTGGTCATGGTTGGCCTCCTCGCGGTGGAGGCCAACCCGTACACCCAGCTCTCTGTCGTCGAGATCTCCTGGCCGGTACGGTTGCTCATCGCCGCAGCGCTGGCGATCGGCACCGGCCTGAGCGGATGGCGGGTTGTCCGCACACTGTCGGTCCGCATGGCCGGCCTGGACCCTCTGAAGTCCGCGACAGCGGATGCCACGGCCACGGTGCTCATGTACACGGCGGCACTCATCATGCGGGTCCCTGTGTCGCTGACCTTCATTCTCGGATCAGCGATCCTGGGTACTCAGTACGCCGGCCGCAAGGGTCGAGCCCGTGCCCGTTTCATCCTTCCCATCGCCGGGGTCTGGGTGCTGACCATCCCCGCGGCGGCGGTATTGGCGATCATGATCGGCCTGGTGGTCCGACTGTTCGGTGGCTGA
- a CDS encoding DUF47 domain-containing protein, which yields MHIRPARPGPGQEERVRLKRVPQDTVFYERLSDLVGQMRQCNLVLAELSGIEVSERRQVSDRLREIGDQADEDMGAVLRALRENYITPFDRNDLYLLGHHMRDICHLLHGAGFVLASEAFDELPSGVLETLAALSNQTDHTSRMITRLPGKLDQWDYVDAINRLTYQVEALQWRMSDAVPNSKRGLTYMTAVSQLGQAFVRAAYGFTELGKVVAAIAIKES from the coding sequence ATGCACATTCGTCCGGCTCGACCGGGCCCCGGGCAGGAGGAACGCGTGCGGCTCAAGCGAGTACCGCAGGACACTGTCTTCTACGAACGGCTGTCCGACCTGGTCGGACAGATGAGGCAATGCAATTTGGTGCTTGCCGAACTCTCCGGCATCGAAGTCAGTGAACGTCGGCAGGTTTCGGACCGCCTCCGTGAGATCGGCGATCAAGCCGATGAAGACATGGGAGCCGTGCTTCGTGCGCTGCGCGAGAACTACATCACACCCTTTGACCGCAATGACCTCTACCTGCTCGGTCATCACATGCGCGATATCTGCCACCTTCTCCACGGTGCGGGATTCGTCCTCGCCTCGGAGGCGTTCGATGAGCTGCCCTCCGGCGTCCTTGAAACTCTTGCCGCACTGTCCAACCAGACGGACCACACCTCCCGGATGATCACTCGGCTGCCGGGCAAGCTCGATCAGTGGGACTACGTCGACGCGATCAACCGGCTCACCTATCAGGTGGAGGCCCTGCAGTGGCGGATGTCTGACGCCGTGCCGAACTCGAAGCGCGGTCTGACATACATGACCGCGGTCTCTCAGTTGGGGCAGGCCTTCGTTCGTGCCGCGTATGGGTTCACCGAGCTCGGTAAGGTCGTCGCCGCCATCGCGATCAAGGAGTCGTAG
- a CDS encoding PspC domain-containing protein, with translation MRKLFDAIRNTGFRRGPDRVLGGIAGSLARSTGLNVWLIRLLVLASFLLPVLGLGAYLVAWVITPWQDGSIPVEQALGGRLEQ, from the coding sequence ATGAGAAAACTATTTGATGCCATCCGCAATACCGGTTTCCGTCGTGGCCCCGACAGGGTTCTAGGCGGCATCGCGGGAAGTCTGGCCAGGTCGACGGGGCTGAATGTGTGGCTGATTCGTCTGCTGGTTCTCGCTTCGTTCCTGCTTCCGGTTCTGGGCCTCGGTGCCTATCTCGTCGCTTGGGTCATCACTCCGTGGCAGGACGGGAGCATCCCCGTTGAACAGGCTCTCGGCGGCCGCCTCGAGCAGTGA
- a CDS encoding FAD-dependent oxidoreductase: MTDTAHDQFKDEYDCIISGGGPAGIVAGLLLARGGVNVVVLEKHTDFFRDFRGDTIHPSTLRLLDELGLYNEFARITHRRVTNISLIGEDGRDYILGDLSRLHTAHPFMTIAPQWDFLNLLAKAGEDEAGFDLRMGVEMTSLIWDDDRVIGVRAQTPEGEAELRAPLVVAADGRWSKARDEAALSMRELRSTIDLWWFRIDTTAQLADTIAPRAKGGNVFVAIPRDGHVQMARLIPKGEDARFREQGIESLRRAVAETFPALADDVATLRFDDVKLLDVRRNEARRWFVDGLLCIGDSAHAMSPLGGVGVNLAVQDGVATARLLAEALRAGNVSTRELRRVQRRRMLTTKAVELLQGGIHAMIEPVVHNGGAIRPPAPILWLLTTFPALTVVPARILGMGVTAEHAPDFARRQAERV; the protein is encoded by the coding sequence ATGACAGACACCGCGCACGATCAGTTCAAAGACGAATACGACTGCATCATCTCCGGCGGCGGTCCCGCCGGAATCGTTGCCGGGCTCCTCCTGGCACGCGGAGGCGTCAACGTCGTGGTGTTGGAGAAGCACACTGACTTCTTCAGAGATTTCCGTGGTGACACCATCCACCCCTCAACACTGCGACTCCTCGACGAGCTCGGACTCTACAACGAATTCGCACGGATCACCCACCGCAGGGTGACCAACATCAGCCTCATCGGCGAAGACGGTCGCGACTACATCCTCGGCGACCTGTCCAGGCTGCACACGGCGCATCCGTTCATGACGATCGCTCCGCAATGGGACTTCCTCAATCTGCTGGCCAAGGCAGGGGAAGACGAAGCCGGCTTCGATCTGCGCATGGGAGTCGAGATGACCTCCTTGATCTGGGACGACGACCGGGTGATCGGTGTGCGCGCACAGACTCCCGAGGGTGAGGCCGAGCTGCGTGCGCCACTCGTCGTGGCTGCCGATGGGCGCTGGTCGAAGGCGCGGGACGAGGCGGCGCTGTCGATGCGGGAACTGCGCTCGACGATCGACCTGTGGTGGTTCCGGATCGACACCACGGCGCAGCTGGCCGACACTATCGCGCCCCGAGCCAAGGGCGGCAATGTCTTCGTCGCGATTCCGCGCGACGGGCATGTCCAGATGGCCCGCCTCATCCCGAAGGGCGAGGACGCACGGTTTCGTGAGCAGGGGATCGAGTCTCTTCGCCGCGCGGTCGCAGAGACATTCCCCGCGCTGGCAGACGACGTTGCAACGCTCCGATTCGATGACGTGAAGCTCCTCGACGTTCGGCGCAACGAAGCCAGACGCTGGTTCGTCGACGGGCTTCTGTGCATCGGCGACTCTGCCCATGCCATGAGCCCGCTGGGCGGAGTCGGCGTCAACCTGGCGGTCCAGGATGGTGTGGCCACGGCCCGTCTGCTGGCCGAAGCCCTGCGCGCGGGGAATGTCTCCACCCGCGAGCTCAGACGTGTGCAGCGCAGACGAATGCTGACGACGAAGGCCGTTGAACTGCTGCAGGGCGGCATCCACGCGATGATCGAACCGGTCGTCCACAACGGCGGAGCCATCCGCCCGCCTGCGCCGATCCTCTGGCTGCTGACGACGTTCCCTGCGCTGACCGTGGTTCCGGCGCGCATCCTCGGAATGGGTGTCACTGCCGAGCACGCTCCGGACTTCGCACGTCGGCAAGCGGAGCGGGTCTGA
- a CDS encoding GNAT family N-acetyltransferase — protein sequence MSVVIRPHGIDDVEAVAKVHVETWRETYRGLMPDELLDSPDMVENRRRMWTSLLTPENRRDYSSAVADQDGTVVGIALSGPSPGDERGNDRHLFVLYTYSAIHGSGVGQRLLDAVVNLEERTSLWVADPNPRAQAFYRRNGFTCDGEIKTDEHDGVREVRMVRERPEVSLH from the coding sequence ATGTCTGTTGTGATTCGACCTCACGGCATCGACGATGTCGAGGCAGTGGCGAAGGTCCATGTCGAAACCTGGCGCGAGACCTACCGCGGGCTCATGCCCGATGAACTGCTCGATTCTCCCGATATGGTGGAAAATCGCAGGCGGATGTGGACGTCACTCCTCACCCCAGAGAATCGGCGAGACTACTCCTCCGCGGTCGCAGATCAGGACGGTACCGTCGTCGGCATCGCTCTGTCGGGCCCCTCTCCGGGCGACGAACGAGGCAACGACCGCCACCTGTTCGTCCTCTACACCTATTCTGCGATCCACGGTTCGGGCGTCGGGCAGCGCCTCCTTGACGCGGTCGTCAACCTCGAAGAGCGAACGTCTCTCTGGGTCGCCGACCCGAACCCGCGAGCCCAGGCCTTCTACCGCAGAAACGGCTTCACCTGCGATGGCGAGATCAAGACAGATGAGCACGACGGGGTGCGTGAGGTCCGGATGGTCCGGGAGCGGCCCGAAGTCTCACTGCATTGA
- a CDS encoding BadF/BadG/BcrA/BcrD ATPase family protein, with translation MSVFVLGIDIGGTGSRVALAELDANGDLTVVATRTGPGVEVGAGGSNVFSIASSLVEAAEETWAEPFGQLTGVGIGATGIASLAENPAPVLAEISDRVKAPAAAAIDAVTAHLGALGGRGGVVTVLGTGAISIAHSGPDERGVLSPNWTRTDGWGHLFGDRGGGAWLGRRSLELALRTHDGVDPGGRSLLEAATRTFGPPATWPSQFYTRDGRAGLLAGFAVEVAALSRSGDAVATGLLREAGAEAARSALAAARRRSRGARGTGPADDLDQPPHIALTGGLIRAGDALVSGFRDEATRLRSDVIIEEPNGGPLIGSATLGRLAAEGKLRAQDTVLWV, from the coding sequence ATGAGCGTCTTCGTTCTCGGCATCGACATCGGCGGCACCGGCAGCCGGGTCGCGCTGGCGGAACTCGACGCGAACGGTGATCTCACCGTCGTGGCTACCCGGACAGGTCCCGGTGTCGAGGTCGGTGCGGGCGGAAGCAATGTTTTCTCCATCGCCTCCAGCCTTGTCGAAGCGGCCGAGGAGACGTGGGCCGAACCTTTCGGCCAACTCACCGGAGTCGGTATCGGCGCCACAGGAATCGCTTCGCTTGCCGAGAATCCTGCGCCCGTGCTCGCCGAGATCTCGGACAGAGTGAAGGCACCCGCAGCCGCGGCGATTGACGCGGTGACCGCCCATCTCGGCGCCCTCGGCGGACGGGGAGGTGTGGTCACGGTTCTCGGCACCGGGGCGATTTCGATCGCGCACTCGGGACCGGATGAGCGTGGCGTCTTGTCCCCGAATTGGACCCGAACCGACGGCTGGGGGCATCTGTTCGGGGACCGCGGGGGAGGAGCCTGGTTGGGCAGGCGGTCGCTCGAACTCGCGTTGCGCACCCACGACGGGGTCGACCCGGGTGGACGTTCACTGCTCGAGGCGGCCACGCGAACCTTTGGTCCTCCGGCCACGTGGCCGTCTCAGTTCTACACTCGCGACGGTCGAGCCGGACTGCTGGCCGGATTTGCTGTCGAGGTTGCCGCGCTATCTCGCTCCGGCGACGCAGTTGCCACAGGTCTGCTCCGCGAGGCTGGTGCAGAAGCTGCCCGCAGTGCTCTCGCTGCGGCAAGGCGCCGGAGCCGCGGAGCCCGTGGAACCGGCCCCGCCGATGACCTCGATCAGCCTCCCCATATTGCCCTCACCGGGGGATTGATTCGGGCTGGTGACGCGCTTGTCTCCGGATTCCGGGATGAGGCGACTCGTCTGCGCAGCGACGTCATCATCGAGGAGCCTAACGGTGGTCCATTGATCGGATCCGCGACGCTTGGCCGTCTGGCCGCTGAAGGGAAGCTCCGCGCTCAGGACACTGTGCTGTGGGTCTGA
- the murQ gene encoding N-acetylmuramic acid 6-phosphate etherase, producing the protein MAESPRPLSPTEQRNPRSAGLDELDTLGVLKVMNGEDQAVLTAVANVLPQLAELVDIAAKRMRRGGTVHYFGAGTSGRLGVLDASELLPTFNLEPGRVVGHIAGGQAALVNAVENAEDSADDGRRVGGELGPDDVAIGIAASGSTPYVRGALEAAGEAGAHTVLISNNPQAPVAEAAAAHIVLDTGPEVVTGSTRLKAGTAQKLTLNGFSTALMIALGRTWRNLMVSVVATNDKLRERTVRILCEAADLSDAEARDLLERCDGELKTALVVSFASVTPATAATLLEDNDGSVRSAIAAVPGPENA; encoded by the coding sequence ATGGCTGAGTCCCCGCGACCGTTGTCCCCGACCGAGCAGCGCAACCCCCGCAGCGCCGGACTCGACGAGCTCGACACCCTCGGCGTCCTGAAGGTGATGAACGGTGAGGACCAAGCCGTCCTCACCGCAGTCGCGAACGTCCTGCCGCAGCTGGCGGAACTCGTCGACATCGCGGCGAAGCGGATGCGCCGAGGCGGCACTGTCCACTACTTCGGAGCCGGTACCTCCGGTCGCTTGGGTGTTCTCGACGCCAGCGAACTCCTACCGACCTTCAACCTCGAACCGGGGCGTGTGGTCGGGCACATCGCCGGAGGTCAGGCGGCACTGGTCAACGCAGTCGAGAACGCCGAAGACTCCGCCGACGACGGTCGCAGGGTCGGAGGAGAGCTCGGGCCAGACGATGTGGCGATCGGAATCGCAGCCAGCGGCTCGACGCCCTACGTCCGCGGTGCGCTTGAGGCTGCCGGTGAGGCGGGCGCGCACACCGTGCTCATCTCGAACAACCCGCAGGCCCCCGTCGCCGAGGCGGCAGCCGCTCATATCGTGCTCGACACCGGGCCCGAGGTTGTCACGGGGTCAACCCGTCTCAAGGCCGGCACGGCACAGAAGCTGACCCTCAACGGCTTCTCGACGGCACTGATGATCGCCTTGGGGCGCACCTGGCGCAACCTCATGGTGTCCGTCGTCGCAACCAATGACAAACTGCGGGAGAGGACCGTGCGCATCCTCTGCGAGGCCGCGGACCTGTCTGATGCCGAAGCGCGAGACCTGTTGGAGCGCTGCGACGGCGAGCTCAAGACAGCGCTGGTCGTCTCCTTCGCCTCGGTGACACCAGCGACTGCGGCGACTCTTCTCGAGGACAACGACGGCTCCGTCAGATCCGCGATCGCGGCAGTGCCTGGACCCGAGAACGCATGA